A window of the Amycolatopsis solani genome harbors these coding sequences:
- a CDS encoding lysophospholipid acyltransferase family protein: protein MLALRTAEPPRRAPAIWRTMLNIDRGLVNLVGRLTVTGRIPARLRGKPLLMTANHIGVFDAFVLMAACKRIGINPRFMLAGGILDAPVIGPALRVSGHLRVDRKHAGTAVGQFAEAVEAMKTTREPIIVYPEGRISHDPGLWPERGKTGAARLALASGVPVIPISQWGAHEAVYWGTETVNGPADLVPLARSGLSAPLRRPRFQVHFGDPVDLSDVEPERPGAGVRAHAKIMQAITDGLVPLRRGELDRPRFHDPTRPTDTVSPWKPVP from the coding sequence CCGAACCGCCCCGCCGTGCCCCCGCCATCTGGCGGACCATGCTGAACATCGACCGCGGCCTGGTGAACCTGGTCGGGCGGCTCACCGTCACCGGCCGGATCCCGGCGCGGCTGCGCGGCAAGCCGCTGCTGATGACCGCGAACCACATCGGCGTGTTCGACGCGTTCGTGCTGATGGCGGCGTGCAAGCGGATCGGCATCAACCCGCGGTTCATGCTGGCGGGCGGCATCCTGGACGCGCCCGTGATCGGGCCGGCGCTGCGGGTCAGCGGGCACCTGCGGGTCGACCGCAAGCACGCGGGGACCGCCGTCGGGCAGTTCGCCGAGGCCGTCGAGGCGATGAAGACCACGCGCGAGCCGATCATCGTCTACCCCGAGGGCCGGATCAGCCACGACCCGGGCCTGTGGCCGGAGCGCGGCAAGACCGGCGCGGCCCGCCTGGCGCTCGCCTCGGGCGTGCCGGTGATCCCGATCAGCCAGTGGGGCGCGCACGAGGCCGTCTACTGGGGCACCGAGACCGTGAACGGCCCGGCCGACCTGGTCCCGCTCGCCCGCTCCGGGCTCAGCGCGCCACTGCGCCGGCCGCGGTTCCAGGTGCACTTCGGCGACCCCGTCGACCTGTCGGACGTCGAGCCGGAGCGCCCCGGCGCCGGGGTGCGCGCGCACGCGAAGATCATGCAGGCCATCACCGACGGCCTGGTCCCGCTGCGCCGCGGCGAGCTGGACCGCCCGCGCTTCCACGACCCGACGCGGCCGACCGACACAGTCAGCCCGTGGAAGCCGGTGCCTTAG